One Pseudomonas sp. MM213 genomic window, CCATTACGACGGCCGTGGCGGACCGGGTTACTACCAACACCGTTAGGATTTTTCAGCGGCCTGAATGCTCTTTGACAAAGCCATTTCCCGGCTGCGCGCAAAGCTCAACCATCCAGTCGACAAACACCCGTACCCGCCGCGACAGCTGACGGTGAGGAGGATAGAGCGCCGCCAACGGCATCCCCGGTGGCGGCACTTCCCTCAGCACCTCGACCAGATTGCCCTCCTTCAATTGCCTGGCTACGTGATAGTACGGGGTCTGGACCAATCCATACCCCGCCTCACACGCCGCCAGATAACCGTCGGCACTGTTGACCGCCACATGTTTGGACAGATTGATCGGTTGTATCTGGCCATCGACCACAAACTCCAGCCCAAAACGTTTGCCGCTGTGACTGGAAACGTACTCCACCATTTCATGCCCCTCCAGATCGGCCAGACACTGCGGCGTTCCGTGGCGTTGCAGATAACCGGGGCTGGCGCAGGTGACCTGATCCAGCATGACCAGCGGCCGCGCCACCAGAGAGTCGTCCAGTGACGAACCGCCCCGGAGCACGCAATCGACGCCTTCGCGAATCAGGTCCACGGGCCGGTCATTCAAACCGATTTCCAGCTCGATCAAGGGATAACGGGCCGTGAACTGCGGCAAGGCCGGGATCACGATCAGTCGCCCCACCCCCGCCGGCATGTCCACGCGCAATAAGCCCTTGGGGTTTTGACGCGCGGCGGAGAACACCGCTTCGGTTTCCTCCAGATCCGCCAGCAAACGCACGCAACGCGGGTAGTAGGCCGCGCCGTCGAGCGTCAGGCTGATCTGCCGCGTGGTGCGTTGCAGCAACTGCACGCCCAGATGCGCCTCCAGCTGTTTGATCAGAATGGTCACCGAGGCGCGGGGCAATTGCAGGCTGTCAGCCGCTTTGGCAAAGCCTCCCAGCTCGACGATCCGGGTGAATACGCGCATGGCGTTGAATCGATCCATTGTGCTGTCGTACCGGCTGATTATTTAGAAATTACTAATAGTGATAGCAGTTTTAGCTGGTTTATCTGGATTCTGTCGAGGTTAACAATGGGATCCACATTCACAGGGAGCTGATTTCATGCAAACACGTCAATTGGGTAAAAACGGTCCGCAGGTCAGCGCGATCGGTCTGGGCTGCATGGGCATGACCGATTTCTACACCACCGGCACGGACACCCGGGAAGCCACGGCCACCCTGCATCGCGCACTGGAGCTGGGCATCAACCTGCTCGACACCGCCGACATGTACGGCCCGCACACCAACGAAGAGCTGATCGGCAAAGCCATCGCCGGCAAGCGTGATCAAGTGTTCCTGGCGAGCAAGTTCGGCATCGTCCGCGATCCGGCGAACCCGTCCGCCCGAGGGGTCGACGGACGCCCGGAATACATACGCGCCTCTATCGATGGCACCCTCAAGCGGCTCGGCGTCGAAACCCTCGACTTGTACTACCAGCACCGCATCGACCCGCAAGTGGCCATCGAGGAAACCGTCGGCGCCATGGCCGAACTGGTCAAGGCCGGCAAAGTGCGTTACCTGGGCTTGAGCGAGGCCTCGGCCGCAACGCTGGAGCGGGCGCACCAGGTTCATCCGATCAGCGCGCTGCAAAGCGAATATTCGTTATGGAGCCGGGATCAGGAAGACAACGGCTGCCTGGCCGCGTGCCAGCGACTGGGCATTGCCTTTGTCCCTTACAGCCCGCTGGGTCGGGGCTTTCTGACGGGCGCACTGAAAAGCCCGGACGATTTTGCGGCGGACGACTACCGTCGGTTCAGCCCGCGTTTTCAGGGTGACAACTTCGCGAAAAACCTGTTGCTGGTGCGGCAAGTGCAGGACCTGGCAGCGGAAAAAGGCGTGACGGCGGGTCAACTCGCGTTGGCGTGGGTGCTGGCCCAGGGTGATTACGTGATCCCGATCCCCGGGACCAAACAGCGTAAATACCTGGAAGAAAACGTGGCAGCGCTGGAAATCAAACTTGGCCGCGAAGAGTTGCACGCGCTGGAAGCGATCTTCCCGGCGAATGCCACCGCCGGCTTGCGTTACCCGGAAGAAATCCTGAAGTTGCTCGACCGTTAATCTGCGTTCGGCCCGTTCAATTGTCTGAACGGGCCGGCGCAATCCCGCCGTCCGTCACCTCCCTCCGTTCTAGCACGATCGTACCTAAAGCTCGACTTGAGCCAGCCGATAGCCCTTTGAAGCGTCCAGTTTCATACCGATACCCACAATAAGATCGCTGCTCAAAAGGACCCGGCCCCATGCCCGCATTCCGCACTATTCAGGCTCGCTACACGCTGTTTCTGGTCCTGTTCATTCTGCTGCTGTCCATTCTCACCGTGGTTGGCATCAGCCAACTGGTCGCGCCAAAGCTGCGCCACACCGAAGAACAAGTCGCGCTCAATCGCATCGCCGAAGTCGCCGAACAAATCCAGGGCGAACTGAACAAGGTTCAGGCGCAACAGCGCAGTATCACCCAGACCATCCCCCTGCTCGACAGCGCCGCCATCGACACGGTCCTGCCGGGGCTGGTCGATCAGTACGGCGAACTGAAAGTCTTCGGTGGCGGCATCTGGCCCCTGCCCGGCCAGCGTGAAGCAGGACGCAACAAGTTCAGCACGTTCTGGCATCGCGATGCCTCGGGCAAACTGGCGGTCAATACCTTCTGGAACAGCGACGCCGCGCCTAACTATTACGACCAGAGCTGGTACAAGGGCGGCATGCAAACCCCGCGCGGGCAATGCGCCTGGGCAGCGGCCTATAAAGATGACGCCAGCGCCGAGCCGCGCACCAACTGCGCCATGGCGATCCAGAAAAACGGCGCCGCCTACGGCGTGTCGACCATCGACGTGACCCTGGGTTTTTTCAACGAGCTGGTGGCGCGCAAGGAAAAAGACCTCGGTGCCGAAATGCTCATCGTCGAGGCCGACGGCAAGATCATCAGCAACAGCTCGCGCATCAGCGGACCGATCGTACTGAAGAACATCAGCGAACTGGCCGGCAACTCACCTTTCGCCAGCCAGGTGAAGGCCGGCCTGCAAAACCGTGATCAGGCGCAGCGCGTCGAGTTCGACAACAAAGGCGAAGCCAGCACCTTCTTCATGCGCCCTATCGAAGGCACGCCGTGGTTCCTCGCCACCGCCCTGCCGACCAAGCTGATCACCGCGCAGCGCGACGATGTGCTCAGCACACTGAGCCTGCTGCAAATCCCGATGGTGATCCTGCTGGTGCTGCTGCAAATCTATGCGATCCGCCAACTGATCCAGCGCATGAAAGCCCTGAAGGCCAATATCGACGCACTGTCCGCCGGTGACGCCGACCTGACCAAACGCATCACCATTCGTGCCGAAGACGAGCTGGGCGCCATTGGCCACTCGGTCAACGCGTTCATCGCTTACCTGCAAAACATGATCGGCGAAGTCACCCAGGCCACGGGCGCCATGGCCTCCAGCCTCGACAACCTGCAACGCACCTCTGCGCATACCAGCCAGATTCTGGTGCGCCACGCTTCGGAAACCGATCAGACCGTCACCGCCATTACCGAAATGAGTTCGACTGCCGAAAGCGTGGCGCAGAACGCGGCTGAAACCGCTGCTTTCACTCAACGCGCCAACGAAAACGCCGACCGTTCGCGGGTCGTGGTGGGCGAAGCGTCCAGCAGTGTGATTGCGTTGATCGACGAAGTGGCCAGCGCCACCCATAAAGTCGAAAGCATGCAGCAAGACGCCCAGCGCATCACCGAAATCCTCGGGGTGATCGGCGCCATCGCCGGCCAGACCAACCTGCTGGCCCTTAACGCGGCCATTGAAGCGGCACGTGCCGGTGAGCAAGGTCGCGGTTTTGCGGTGGTGGCCGACGAAGTCCGCGCCCTCGCCGCCCGCACCCAGGCCAGCACCTCGGAAATCAACGAGATGCTCACGCGCCTGACCCAAGGCGTCAGTTCGTCGGTCAGCGCCATGGAAAACACCCAGGCCAGCTGCCAGTCAGCGGCCGATGCCACGGCGCGGGTCAATACCGGGCTGGACGAAATGGCCGGTTCCGTCAGCCACATCAATAGCCTCAGCACTCAGATCGCCACGGCCGCCGAACAGCAAAGTGCGGTGACGGAGGAGATCAACCGCAGCATGGTGCAGATCCGCCACATGGTGGATGAACTGGTGAAAAGCGGTCAGGCCAGTGAGCTCAATACCCGGCAGTTGCTGGAAGCCAATAGCCGCGTGAGTGCGATTATGGGGCGGTTCAAAGTCCGCTGATTGGCTGTAAGGCTTTTGTGTGCATATCCATTGTTTTGGTGATGGCTGATATGGGTTTCGCCCTTACGGCGAGTCACTTGGAAAAGCCCCAAGTAACCAAGGGCTCTTGCCCCTTTCGTTCGGCCCTTCGCTTAGGCTCAGGGTCCCCTCGCTCCGGTCCTGCTCCGTGGGCCCGCCGCCATCGGCCATCCATGGCCGGGGGCGGCTAACCCGGCATCCATGCCGGGTTGCCCACTACGCAGAACCTCCACTCGGCCTCTCGAGGGGGCGCTCAGATCAAAAGCTGAAGGCGAGCTAACGCTCGGCCTGATGAGTGGTGAGAAGCAAAAGCAAACGCGATTCCCTGTAGGAGCGAGGCTTGCCCGCGAAAAACGACCGGACAACGCGCTCATTCAGACAGCCCGCGTTATCGTTGGCGTCCATCGCCAGCAAGCTGGCTCCTACAAGGGAAATGCATATGCATTTGGATAAATACGATCAACTGTAGGAGCCGGCTTGCCGGCGAAAAGCGTCTAGGCGACGCGTTCATTCAGACAGCACGCGTTATCGTTGACGTCCATCGCCAGCAAGCTGGCTCCTACAAGGGAAATGCATATGCATTTGGATAAATACGATCAACTGTAGGAGCCGGCTTGCTGCGGGCGGCGTTCCGACGATGGCATCCGTCCAGTCAACAAATATGCTGGATGACCCACCGCTATCGCCAGCAAGCCGGCTCCTACAGGGATCGGTGTGCGCTTTTGATCTTCACCACTCATCAGGCCGAGCGTTAGCTCGCCTTCAGCTTTTGATCTGGCTTTTGAGGTACACGCCCCCTCGAGAGGCCGAGCGCAGGTTCTGCGCAGTGGGCAACCCGGCATGGATGCCGGGTTAGCCGCCCCCGGCCATGGATGGCCGATGGCGGCGGGCCCACGGAGCAGGACCGGAGCGAGGGCATGGCGAGCCTTAGCGAGCCACCGAACGAAAGGGGCAAAAGCGCTTGGTTACTTGGCGCTTCTCCAAGTGACTCGCCGTAAGGGCGAAACCCATATCAGCCATCACCAAACCAATGGATATGTACACCAACCAAACCCCGTGCAACCCAGAATCCCTCACAACCCCAGCATTAATTCGAAACAATCTCGTCGCTCTTAACCGGCTAAAGTAGTCAAAATGCCTCTTTTTTTGACCGCCATCCGAGTCGAGATCCCTCCATGCGAACCCATCTGCGTCTGGTCGCCCTGAGCGCCCTGTTCATTTCGTTCCTGGCCCAGGCCGCCGACCTCATCCCCATCGAGGTCCACCGCGACGCCAACTGCGGCTGCTGCAAAAAGTGGATCAGCCACCTGGAGGCCAATGGCTTCAAGGTCGAGGATCACGTCGAAGCCAACATGAGCGAATTCAAGCAACAGCACGGCGTGCCGCCACGCCTGGCGTCCTGCCACACCGGTTTGATCAATGGCAAATTCGTCGAAGGCCATGTCCCGGCCGATCAGGTGCTGGCCTTGACCAAGCGTGACGATCTATTGGGCGTGGCCGCGCCCGGCATGCCGATGGGTTCGCCCGGCATGGAAATGGACGGCATGAGCGACGCCTATCAGGTGATCGGCCTGAAAAAGGACGGCGCTGACGTGGTGGTGGCGGACTACCCCGCCGCCCATTGATGTCTGCGGCGTACATCGGGCTGTTTTTCGCCGCATTCGGTGCGGCGACCCTGCTGCCGTTGCAGTCCGAAGCGGTCCTGGTGGGGCTGTTGCTCAGCGAGCAGTACTGGCTCTGGTCGCTGCTGGCAGTTGCGACGCTGGGCAACGTGCTCGGCTCGCTGCTGAACTGGTGGTTGGGTCGCGGTATCGAGCGGTTTCGCGACCGGCGCTGGTTTCCGGTCAGCCCACGCCATCTGGACAAGGCCCGCATTCATT contains:
- a CDS encoding aldo/keto reductase, whose protein sequence is MQTRQLGKNGPQVSAIGLGCMGMTDFYTTGTDTREATATLHRALELGINLLDTADMYGPHTNEELIGKAIAGKRDQVFLASKFGIVRDPANPSARGVDGRPEYIRASIDGTLKRLGVETLDLYYQHRIDPQVAIEETVGAMAELVKAGKVRYLGLSEASAATLERAHQVHPISALQSEYSLWSRDQEDNGCLAACQRLGIAFVPYSPLGRGFLTGALKSPDDFAADDYRRFSPRFQGDNFAKNLLLVRQVQDLAAEKGVTAGQLALAWVLAQGDYVIPIPGTKQRKYLEENVAALEIKLGREELHALEAIFPANATAGLRYPEEILKLLDR
- a CDS encoding methyl-accepting chemotaxis protein, with product MPAFRTIQARYTLFLVLFILLLSILTVVGISQLVAPKLRHTEEQVALNRIAEVAEQIQGELNKVQAQQRSITQTIPLLDSAAIDTVLPGLVDQYGELKVFGGGIWPLPGQREAGRNKFSTFWHRDASGKLAVNTFWNSDAAPNYYDQSWYKGGMQTPRGQCAWAAAYKDDASAEPRTNCAMAIQKNGAAYGVSTIDVTLGFFNELVARKEKDLGAEMLIVEADGKIISNSSRISGPIVLKNISELAGNSPFASQVKAGLQNRDQAQRVEFDNKGEASTFFMRPIEGTPWFLATALPTKLITAQRDDVLSTLSLLQIPMVILLVLLQIYAIRQLIQRMKALKANIDALSAGDADLTKRITIRAEDELGAIGHSVNAFIAYLQNMIGEVTQATGAMASSLDNLQRTSAHTSQILVRHASETDQTVTAITEMSSTAESVAQNAAETAAFTQRANENADRSRVVVGEASSSVIALIDEVASATHKVESMQQDAQRITEILGVIGAIAGQTNLLALNAAIEAARAGEQGRGFAVVADEVRALAARTQASTSEINEMLTRLTQGVSSSVSAMENTQASCQSAADATARVNTGLDEMAGSVSHINSLSTQIATAAEQQSAVTEEINRSMVQIRHMVDELVKSGQASELNTRQLLEANSRVSAIMGRFKVR
- a CDS encoding LysR family transcriptional regulator — encoded protein: MDRFNAMRVFTRIVELGGFAKAADSLQLPRASVTILIKQLEAHLGVQLLQRTTRQISLTLDGAAYYPRCVRLLADLEETEAVFSAARQNPKGLLRVDMPAGVGRLIVIPALPQFTARYPLIELEIGLNDRPVDLIREGVDCVLRGGSSLDDSLVARPLVMLDQVTCASPGYLQRHGTPQCLADLEGHEMVEYVSSHSGKRFGLEFVVDGQIQPINLSKHVAVNSADGYLAACEAGYGLVQTPYYHVARQLKEGNLVEVLREVPPPGMPLAALYPPHRQLSRRVRVFVDWMVELCAQPGNGFVKEHSGR
- a CDS encoding YqaA family protein, whose amino-acid sequence is MSAAYIGLFFAAFGAATLLPLQSEAVLVGLLLSEQYWLWSLLAVATLGNVLGSLLNWWLGRGIERFRDRRWFPVSPRHLDKARIHYQRYGHWSLLLSWVPVIGDPLTLVAGVMREPLGRFLLIVTLAKGARYGVLALATLGWID
- a CDS encoding DUF411 domain-containing protein; the protein is MRTHLRLVALSALFISFLAQAADLIPIEVHRDANCGCCKKWISHLEANGFKVEDHVEANMSEFKQQHGVPPRLASCHTGLINGKFVEGHVPADQVLALTKRDDLLGVAAPGMPMGSPGMEMDGMSDAYQVIGLKKDGADVVVADYPAAH